From a region of the Xyrauchen texanus isolate HMW12.3.18 chromosome 47, RBS_HiC_50CHRs, whole genome shotgun sequence genome:
- the LOC127639178 gene encoding 6-phosphofructo-2-kinase/fructose-2,6-bisphosphatase 3-like isoform X2, which yields MWVFLVFNVGEYRREAVKHYSSFDFFKSDNEDAIKIRHQCALAALRDVKIYLTEEEGQVAVFDATNTTRERRDMILEFGAENGFKVFFIESVCDDPNVIACNILEVKVSCPDYQDCNKTDAMDDFKKRIECYRVKYQPLDPDQYDRYLSFIKVIDVGRRFLVNQIQDHIQSRIVYYLMNIHVQPRSIYLCRHGESQHNLQGRLGGDSGLSTRGRKFAGALAKFVEEQNLKDLKVWTSQLRRSIQTAEALNVPYEQWKALNEIDAGVCEEMTYEEFRERFPEEYSLRDQDKYYYRYPSGESYQDLVQRVEPLIMELERQKNVLVICHQAVMRCLLAYFLDKSADEMSYLKCPLHTVLKLTPVAYGCKVESISLNVEAVNTHRDRPEEVKRCPSMLIRRNSVTPLTSPEPNKKPRIEGLDEPIIRELTPTPLTLCSTSHATLALSTQNLKKCSMERHEAPQLCL from the exons ATGTGGGTATTTCTAGTCTTTAATGTTGGCGAGTATCGCAGAGAAGCGGTGAAACACTACAGCTCCTTCGATTTCTTCAAATCGGACAATGAGGATGCCATTAAAATCAGACA TCAGTGTGCCTTGGCCGCTCTGAGAGATGTCAAGATTTACCTTACTGAAGAGGAAGGCCAAGTGGCT GTTTTTGATGCCACAAACACTACAAGAGAGCGTCGGGACATGATCCTGGAGTTTGGTGCTGAAAATGGCTTCAAG gtctTCTTTATTGAGTCAGTTTGTGATGACCCAAATGTAATCGCCTGTAATATCTTG GAAGTGAAAGTGTCATGCCCTGACTACCAAGACTGCAACAAGACAGATGCCATGGATGACTTCAAGAAAAGAATTGAATGCTACAGAGTAAAGTATCAGCCTCTTGACCCTGACCAATATGACAG ATATTTGTCCTTCATCAAAGTGATTGACGTTGGTCGCAGATTCCTGGTGAACCAGATTCAGGACCATATCCAAAGTCGGATTGTCTACTACCTGATGAACATACATGTGCAGCCAAGGTCCATCTACTTGTGTCGTCATGGCGAGAGCCAGCATAACCTTCAGGGCCGTCTTGGTGGAGATTCTGGCCTGTCTACACGTGGACGAAAG TTTGCAGGAGCTCTTGCAAAGTTCGTGGAGGAGCAAAACTTGAAGGacttgaaagtttggaccagccAGCTGCGTCGCAGTATCCAAACCGCCGAGGCCCTCAATGTGCCATATGAGCAGTGGAAGGCCCTGAATGAAATTGATGCT GGTGTGTGTGAGGAGATGACCTATGAAGAATTCAGGGAGAGGTTTCCAGAAGAGTATTCTCTGAGAGATCAAGACAAATACTACTACCGTTACCCCTCTGGAGAG TCATATCAGGACTTGGTGCAGCGTGTGGAACCTCTCATCATGGAACTGGAGAGACAGAAGAATGTTCTGGTAATCTGTCACCAGGCTGTGATGCGCTGTCTTCTTGCCTACTTCCTGGACAAGAGTGCAG ATGAGATGTCATACCTGAAATGTCCACTTCATACAGTGCTGAAGCTGACCCCAGTGGCTTATG GATGCAAAGTGGAATCGATCTCTTTGAATGTAGAGGCAGTGAACACACACCGGGACAGACCAGAG gaGGTAAAGAGATGCCCGAGCATGCTGATCAGAAGAAACAGTGTGACTCCTCTCACCAGTCCTGAACCCAATAAGAAGCCTCGTATCGAGGGTCTGGATGAACCAATCATCAGAGAACTGACACCAACTCCGCTCACCCTTTGCTCAACTTCACACGCCACTCTTGCCCTGTCCACACAG AACCTGAAGAAATGCTCCATGGAGCGCCATGAAGCCCCCCAGCTCTGCCTGTGA